From the Solibacillus sp. FSL R5-0449 genome, one window contains:
- the tatA gene encoding twin-arginine translocase TatA/TatE family subunit, which produces MIVHLNAITPVSLIIIGLIALLIFGPKKLPSLGRAMGTTLREFRSATKGLTDDDDDFDTKKKVIEHKENEKNEVK; this is translated from the coding sequence GTGATTGTACATCTTAATGCGATTACACCTGTGAGCCTGATTATCATTGGACTGATTGCTTTGTTAATATTCGGTCCGAAAAAATTGCCATCATTAGGTCGTGCGATGGGGACAACTTTACGTGAATTCCGTAGCGCTACGAAGGGCCTGACGGATGACGATGACGATTTCGATACAAAGAAAAAAGTGATTGAACATAAAGAGAACGAAAAAAACGAAGTTAAGTAA
- the tatC gene encoding twin-arginine translocase subunit TatC, with product MNSRELTVVEHMEELRKRLFFVAIFFVMALFIGFYTAKPLIRYIQRSDLAASFSMNAFSPADPLTVYLQVTFIVAAVIVSPLLLYQLWAFITPGLHEAERKATLKYIPYAFILCIGGIAFAYFVLFPFIMRFMTDLSNDLNITQTIGINEFFSFLIKLIVPFALLFQLPVVTLFLSRLGIINPKLMVKFRKYAYFVLIVISVLLAPPDLISNIIIAIPLFVLYELSIVIARLGYRKYEVAEKERILAEEERERELQVEELLEMQRKQMEQMNNS from the coding sequence ATGAATTCAAGAGAATTAACCGTAGTTGAACATATGGAAGAGCTTAGAAAACGTCTATTCTTCGTAGCAATTTTCTTCGTGATGGCTCTTTTCATCGGTTTCTATACGGCGAAACCACTTATTCGATACATTCAACGCAGTGATTTAGCTGCCAGTTTTTCGATGAACGCATTTAGTCCGGCAGATCCTTTAACCGTTTATTTACAAGTTACATTTATTGTAGCGGCCGTTATTGTATCGCCATTATTGCTGTACCAGCTATGGGCGTTTATAACACCTGGTTTGCATGAGGCTGAACGTAAGGCAACATTGAAATATATTCCGTATGCTTTTATATTGTGTATAGGGGGAATAGCCTTTGCTTATTTTGTGTTATTTCCATTTATAATGCGCTTTATGACGGACTTATCCAATGATTTGAATATTACGCAAACAATCGGTATTAATGAATTCTTCTCATTTTTAATTAAGTTAATCGTACCTTTTGCGCTGCTATTTCAGTTGCCTGTTGTGACACTGTTTCTTTCACGACTCGGAATCATCAATCCGAAGCTTATGGTGAAATTTCGGAAATATGCGTATTTTGTTTTAATTGTAATTTCGGTATTGCTGGCTCCGCCTGATCTAATATCGAATATTATTATAGCGATTCCATTATTTGTTTTATATGAATTAAGTATTGTCATAGCGCGTCTTGGTTATCGGAAGTATGAAGTTGCTGAAAAAGAGCGCATCTTAGCAGAAGAAGAGCGTGAACGTGAACTGCAAGTAGAGGAGCTGCTTGAAATGCAGCGTAAACAAATGGAACAGATGAATAATAGTTAA
- a CDS encoding redox-sensing transcriptional repressor Rex, whose product MKQEVKIPQATTKRLPLYYRFLKNFATEGKKRISSQELSDAMKIDSATIRRDFSYFGALGKKGYGYDVQYLLEFFRQTLDQDEAMNVALIGVGNLGNGLLKYNFQKNHNTRIVVAFDTKAPMEGTTISDIPVFHPDRLEEMYEEFGAELAILTVSSRSAQMMTDRLVKINAKGILNFTPVRLSVPDTIKVMNIDLSVELQALTYLVRNSGK is encoded by the coding sequence GTGAAACAAGAAGTAAAAATTCCACAAGCAACAACAAAAAGACTTCCTCTTTATTATCGATTTTTGAAAAACTTCGCAACTGAAGGTAAAAAGCGTATTTCTTCACAGGAATTAAGTGATGCGATGAAAATAGATTCGGCTACGATTCGACGGGACTTTTCCTATTTTGGAGCACTCGGTAAAAAGGGATATGGATATGATGTTCAGTATTTACTCGAATTTTTCCGTCAAACTTTGGATCAGGATGAGGCGATGAATGTTGCGCTTATAGGAGTCGGAAATCTGGGGAATGGCTTATTAAAATATAACTTCCAAAAAAATCATAATACGCGTATCGTTGTAGCATTTGATACGAAGGCACCGATGGAAGGAACAACGATTAGTGATATTCCAGTATTCCATCCAGATCGTTTGGAGGAAATGTATGAGGAGTTTGGCGCGGAGCTAGCAATTTTGACGGTTTCGTCCCGCTCAGCACAAATGATGACAGACCGACTCGTAAAAATAAATGCAAAAGGTATATTAAATTTCACTCCAGTAAGATTATCTGTTCCTGACACGATTAAAGTAATGAACATTGATCTATCGGTAGAATTACAGGCACTTACGTATTTAGTACGAAACTCAGGTAAGTAA